The region AGATCACCCAGGGGCATCAACAGTGATAGTTTATCGCGAAAACCCACCACCTCGGCAACAACCTTTTCATGCGGGGTATCGATCAGGCAAACCTCTCCGATGAACGAATTGATCCCGCT is a window of Bacillota bacterium DNA encoding:
- the fliI gene encoding flagellum-specific ATP synthase FliI (involved in type III protein export during flagellum assembly), which translates into the protein MNETRQLVESEKYLSRLASHEGGVAQGKVRQVVGLVIEVSGINSFIGEVCLIDTPHEKVVAEVVGFRDKLSLLMPLGDL